From Saccopteryx leptura isolate mSacLep1 chromosome 3, mSacLep1_pri_phased_curated, whole genome shotgun sequence, one genomic window encodes:
- the PTH2 gene encoding tuberoinfundibular peptide of 39 residues — protein sequence METRKAPRSFRVRLLLLLLLLAPWGVGTASGVALPPDGVFSLRSPSRAWAGPATRVSRRSLALADDAAFRERARMLAALERRHWLNSYMHKLLVLDAR from the exons ATGGAGACTCGCAAGGCGCCCAGGAGCTTCCGGGTGcggctcctgctgctgcttctgctgcttGCGCCCTGGGGCGTTGGCACTGCCTCGGGCGTCGCCCTGCCTCCGGACGGGGTCTTCAG CCTCCGCTCCCCCAGTCGGGCCTGGGCGGGTCCGGCCACCCGCGTGTCGCGGCGGAGCCTGGCACTGGCGGACGACGCGGCTTTCCGGGAGCGCGCGCGGATGCTCGCCGCCCTGGAGCGCCGCCACTGGCTGAACTCGTACATGCACAAGCTGCTGGTGCTGGACGCGCGCTGA
- the GFY gene encoding Golgi-associated olfactory signaling regulator has protein sequence MKSFSPILFLLVFILAELASKAAPLPSPTVGSEFLRMGHSSETFPQASENFTRHQPNPESPGIASPEPSKTPPAVFSELSPHDFNETSKPNSLNTSISELVETPKVNFSQMTHLEPSETPKTDLTEIPHSESPENPKLNTSKTLHPGFPGTQSPGPTQTLYQEFPGISKLNSSEISYAEAPNPDLTKTFHPKTPETHDLNSTVTTNSEFLQTLHPDPTNTPNSESHITHNPGTTEIPQSEFPTTHYQDVTKIPIDSDPEISTSLHPEMPAPFKDQATVLNELNAQPETLAAIQPNPLKFPTSDFLGTVEPKASQNTSPKRPDTPPSSSRIADPPAPSGPPNQRALATLRASQRRSRGERVNTIIVVERVKETGVTLVGRPRGTAGGALCLFFAGTGLLIGVFLLLWCLYRRGARHRPFAHHRLPNDGEEPVIHLDTPKEPYNIYFYDPDAWVPSHIATKQPPPTPPLPPKLPPPPRGGRPQRLEPLSPAMLPNNFL, from the exons ATGAAATCCTTCAGCCCCATCCTCTTTCTCCTTGTCTTCATCCTCGCTGAACTGGCTTCCAAGGCTGCGCCTTTGCCCTCACCCACTGTGGGCTCTGAGTTCCTGAGGATGGGCCACTCTTCTGAAACCTTCCCTCAAGCTTCTGAAAATTTCACTCGCCACCAGCCTAATCCAGAATCCCCTGGGATTGCTTCTCCTGAGCCCTCCAAGACGCCTCCTGCGGTTTTCTCTGAGCTCTCTCCCCATGACTTCAATGAGACCTCCAAACCTAACTCACTCAATACATCAATATCAGAACTCGTGGAGACCCCCAAAGTTAACTTCTCCCAAATGACCCATCTGGAGCCTTCTGAGACGCCCAAAACGGACCTGACTGAAATTCCACACTCAGAATCCCCTGAGAACCCAAAACTTAATACCTCCAAAACTTTACACCCAGGATTTCCTGGGACCCAAAGTCCTGGCCCTACCCAAACTTTATATCAAGAATTCCCAGGGATTTCCAAACTTAACTCCAGTGAAATCTCATATGCAGAAGCCCCTAATCCTGACCTCAccaaaacctttcaccccaaaactCCAGAAACCCATGACCTCAACTCCACTGTGaccacaaactctgaattccttCAGACTCTCCATCCTGACCCTACCAACACCCCCAACTCAGAATCCCATataacccacaaccctggcaccACTGAAATTCCCCAGTCAGAATTCCCCACAACCCACTACCAAGATGTAACAAAGATCCCCATAGACTCTGACCCTGAAATCTCCACCAGTCTTCACCCAGAAATGCCTGCACCCTTCAAGGACCAAGCTACTGTTCTCAATGAGCTGAATGCCCAACCAGAAACCCTTGCAGCCATCCAGCCCAACCCCCTTAAATTTCCCACCTCAGATTTTCTTGGGACCGTAGAGCCCAAGGCCTCTCAGAACACTAGCCCTAAAAGGCCAGATACCCCTCCTTCCTCATCCCGTATTGCGGACCCCCCTGCTCCTTCAGGACCACCTAATCAGCGGGCCCTTGCCACTCTGAGGGCCTCACAGAGGCGCAGCAGAGGTGAGAGAGTCAACACGATCATCGTGGTGGAACGAGTAAAGGAGACCG GTGTGACCTTAGTGGGGCGCCCCCGGGGCACGGCGGGCGGGGCCTTGTGCCTCTTCTTCGCTGGGACCGGTCTGCTGATCGGCGTTTTCCTTCTGCTGTGGTGTCTCTACCGCCGGGGGGCTCGACACCGGCCCTTCGCACACCACCGGCTTCCAAACGATGGAGAAGAGCCAG TTATACATTTGGACACTCCGAAGGAGCCCTACAATATCTATTTTTATGATCCGGACGCTTGGGTCCCTTCACATATCGCCACCAAGCAGCCGCCGCCCACTCCTCCGCTGCCTCCCAAGCTGCCCCCGCCGCCCCGCGGGGGCCGCCCCCAGCGTCTGGAGCCTCTCTCCCCCGCCATGCTCCCCAACAACTTTCTGTGA